In the genome of Thiovulum sp. ES, one region contains:
- a CDS encoding response regulator containing a CheY-like receiver domain and an HD-GYP domain (PFAM: Response regulator receiver domain; Stage II sporulation protein E (SpoIIE)), with the protein MKKNILAIDDTPTNLDFLLEFLEEYEVIDTVDGFDGLEIVKEEKIDLVLLDIVMPEIDGFEVCRRLKADPETKDIPVIFLTSKTDSESIKTAFEVGAVDYVTKPFKKEELLSRVNTHLKLSDQKSQLENLLYNIKSSIAYASIIQEAIIPEKEILEKYFRESFVFWKPRDLVGGDIYFINELNSGDEVLIMVIDGAGHGVSGAFVTMLVKAIESQIIAKINSGKLEPSPAKILERFNVNLKTMLKQDKGSKSSAGFDGGILYFNKKTGVCKFAGAKSNLLIKKDGDLEVIKSDRKNVGFPRTKITQTYTDHEIEISSGLQLYLATDGFTDQEFENSTYGIKNFRDLLLESSNLSAEQQSKNIESEFKKIRGEKEQTDDVTVLGIRF; encoded by the coding sequence GTGAAAAAAAATATTTTAGCAATTGATGACACTCCAACAAATTTAGATTTTCTTCTTGAATTTCTTGAAGAGTACGAGGTTATTGATACTGTGGATGGTTTTGATGGTTTAGAAATTGTCAAAGAGGAGAAAATCGATCTTGTTCTCCTCGATATTGTTATGCCAGAAATCGATGGTTTTGAGGTGTGTCGAAGACTTAAAGCTGATCCAGAAACAAAAGATATTCCAGTGATTTTTCTAACTTCAAAAACAGATTCAGAAAGTATAAAAACCGCTTTTGAAGTTGGTGCGGTTGATTATGTAACAAAGCCTTTTAAAAAAGAGGAACTGCTCTCCCGAGTAAATACACATTTAAAACTTTCAGATCAAAAATCCCAGCTTGAGAATCTTCTATACAATATAAAAAGTTCAATTGCATATGCTTCAATTATTCAAGAGGCAATTATTCCAGAAAAGGAGATACTTGAAAAATATTTTCGTGAAAGTTTTGTTTTTTGGAAACCTCGTGATCTTGTTGGCGGAGACATCTATTTTATAAATGAATTAAACAGTGGCGATGAGGTCTTAATTATGGTAATTGACGGGGCGGGACATGGAGTTTCTGGTGCATTTGTTACGATGCTTGTAAAAGCGATTGAGTCTCAAATTATCGCAAAAATAAATAGTGGAAAATTAGAACCGAGTCCTGCAAAAATTTTGGAGCGATTTAATGTAAATTTAAAGACGATGCTAAAGCAAGATAAAGGTTCAAAATCCTCTGCGGGTTTTGATGGCGGAATTCTCTATTTTAATAAAAAAACAGGAGTTTGCAAATTTGCTGGTGCAAAATCAAATCTGCTTATTAAAAAAGATGGTGATTTGGAGGTTATAAAATCAGATCGGAAAAATGTTGGTTTCCCACGGACAAAAATCACACAAACTTACACGGATCATGAAATAGAGATTTCAAGTGGTTTGCAACTCTACCTAGCAACAGACGGTTTTACAGATCAGGAGTTTGAGAACTCTACTTATGGAATTAAAAACTTTAGAGATCTGCTCTTGGAAAGTTCAAATCTTTCAGCGGAACAGCAGAGCAAAAATATTGAATCTGAGTTTAAAAAGATAAGAGGTGAAAAAGAGCAAACTGACGATGTTACTGTTCTTGGAATCCGTTTTTAA
- a CDS encoding putative transposase or invertase (TIGRFAM: conserved hypothetical protein (putative transposase or invertase)), translating into MTKFIDPLTDFGFKRIFANEEHKEITIDFLNSILQLEVPIISIEFQNLEKGGYNSKEKKSIFDIFCIDKNDREFIVELQRADQKHFVDRSLFYTSKQIVNMGIKGTWDYEIKPIYFIGIMDFSLFPDEKYIRYVSLKDEENLEISEKLKFAYVELKKFDKKLYELQNWEKWIFFLKHLSEFEEKIFQSEPFENAFEIAYFSNLDGEDLVNYELDLKDRRDRFAEEKTAFEKGELSGEKKKQLEIAKNLLDVLDIKVISLKTGLSVEEINEIK; encoded by the coding sequence ATGACAAAATTTATTGATCCACTTACAGATTTTGGTTTCAAAAGAATTTTTGCAAACGAAGAACACAAAGAAATTACTATTGATTTTTTAAACTCAATTCTCCAGTTAGAAGTTCCAATTATCTCAATTGAATTTCAAAATTTAGAAAAAGGTGGATACAACTCAAAAGAGAAAAAATCTATCTTTGATATTTTTTGCATTGACAAAAATGATAGAGAATTTATCGTTGAATTGCAAAGGGCAGACCAGAAACATTTTGTCGATAGAAGTCTATTTTACACTTCAAAACAGATCGTAAATATGGGAATTAAAGGAACTTGGGATTACGAAATTAAGCCTATTTATTTTATTGGCATTATGGATTTTTCTCTTTTTCCTGACGAAAAATATATAAGATATGTTTCTCTAAAAGATGAAGAAAATCTTGAAATTTCAGAAAAACTAAAATTTGCTTATGTTGAATTGAAAAAGTTTGACAAAAAATTATATGAACTGCAAAATTGGGAAAAATGGATTTTCTTTTTAAAACATCTTTCGGAATTTGAAGAGAAAATATTTCAGTCTGAACCATTTGAAAATGCTTTTGAAATAGCTTATTTCTCAAATTTAGACGGAGAAGATTTAGTAAATTATGAACTCGATTTAAAAGATCGACGAGATAGATTTGCTGAAGAAAAAACAGCTTTTGAAAAAGGGGAACTTTCTGGTGAAAAAAAGAAACAACTCGAAATTGCAAAAAATTTACTAGATGTTTTAGATATTAAAGTTATCTCTTTAAAAACAGGTCTTTCAGTTGAAGAAATCAACGAAATAAAATAG
- a CDS encoding cation/multidrug efflux pump (PFAM: AcrB/AcrD/AcrF family): MNSLLKFFLTHGRLNYTIMIFITILGMLSYSMMPKDVFPPLKLDKILISGGYAGTSVDILDKMAVTKIEDELRSLDGISEMQSSIKNSKFSIFLTLEKGTDIDDTLNDVKDIISNVKRFFPSDMNEPVAKKVTIQIPILAVVISSNTETMDSMIRMGKDIKREILSIEGVANVNLYAENDRVLEIKLDSKKIEMLGLNKSLLIGELQKFSYIYPAGKVEEQSNHLFISTLNGNRNIEEILSTRISIGGQNLILKDIATAERKYKEIDVISRFNGERNIEMGVAKNESGDAIALAENVKEKLKELEKKYPSLKLDTYNDASKFVRNRLNTVVSSIFVGLILVGLTVLILINARVAFVVTIGIPVTFLIGAITIYLLGYSINIMTLLGVLLILGVLVDDAIIVSENIQRHIHEGEEKLHSAIIGTKE; encoded by the coding sequence TTGAATTCACTTCTCAAATTCTTTCTTACCCACGGTAGATTGAATTACACAATTATGATTTTCATCACGATTCTTGGTATGCTAAGTTACTCGATGATGCCAAAAGATGTTTTTCCGCCTCTCAAACTTGATAAAATTCTTATTAGTGGCGGTTATGCTGGAACAAGTGTCGATATTTTAGACAAAATGGCTGTTACAAAAATTGAAGATGAGCTTCGTTCTCTTGACGGAATTAGTGAAATGCAATCCTCAATCAAAAATAGCAAGTTTTCAATTTTTCTCACACTTGAAAAAGGCACAGATATTGACGACACTTTAAATGATGTCAAAGATATTATCTCAAATGTTAAGCGATTTTTTCCCTCCGATATGAATGAGCCTGTTGCAAAAAAAGTAACAATTCAAATTCCAATTCTTGCAGTTGTGATTTCTTCAAATACTGAAACCATGGATTCAATGATTCGTATGGGAAAAGATATTAAGCGGGAAATTCTCTCAATTGAAGGTGTCGCAAATGTAAATTTATATGCTGAAAATGACCGTGTTTTAGAAATCAAACTCGATTCTAAAAAAATTGAAATGCTTGGATTAAACAAATCGCTACTAATTGGGGAACTCCAAAAATTTTCTTACATCTATCCCGCAGGAAAAGTTGAGGAACAATCAAATCATCTTTTCATTTCAACTCTAAACGGAAACCGAAATATTGAGGAAATTCTAAGCACAAGAATTTCAATTGGTGGGCAAAACCTCATCCTTAAAGATATTGCAACAGCCGAAAGAAAATATAAAGAGATTGACGTCATTTCTCGATTCAACGGCGAACGAAATATTGAAATGGGTGTTGCTAAAAATGAGAGTGGCGATGCAATTGCACTTGCTGAAAATGTCAAAGAAAAACTAAAAGAGTTAGAAAAAAAATATCCAAGCCTAAAACTTGACACTTACAATGATGCATCTAAATTTGTGCGAAATCGTTTAAACACAGTTGTTTCATCAATTTTTGTTGGTCTAATTCTTGTTGGTCTTACGGTTCTAATTCTTATAAATGCACGAGTTGCTTTTGTTGTTACAATTGGAATTCCTGTAACATTTTTGATTGGTGCAATTACAATATATCTGCTCGGATACTCAATAAATATTATGACACTTCTAGGTGTTTTGTTGATTCTTGGAGTTCTTGTTGATGATGCAATTATCGTTTCTGAAAATATTCAAAGACACATTCATGAGGGAGAAGAGAAATTACATTCAGCAATTATTGGAACAAAAGAGG
- a CDS encoding pantetheine-phosphate adenylyltransferase (PFAM: Cytidylyltransferase~TIGRFAM: pantetheine-phosphate adenylyltransferase, bacterial; cytidyltransferase-related domain), with protein sequence MKKVVYSGTFDPMTRGHINIVERALEFFGSITIAVAESKEKKPMFSLQERVELSKISLSHLNNIEVKPFYGLLVEFLKENETKFIIRGLRNGVDFEYERDMHYANKSIFNNIETIYLNSKLGDSFVSSSVVRTILRYGGDVSHLVPKKVFENEIFQKRVLK encoded by the coding sequence TTGAAAAAAGTAGTCTATTCTGGAACATTCGATCCAATGACAAGAGGACATATAAATATTGTTGAAAGAGCTTTAGAATTTTTCGGCTCTATCACAATTGCTGTTGCTGAATCAAAAGAGAAAAAACCGATGTTTTCACTTCAAGAGAGAGTTGAACTCTCTAAAATTTCACTCTCTCATTTAAACAATATTGAAGTGAAACCATTCTATGGTCTGCTTGTTGAGTTTCTAAAAGAGAATGAGACAAAATTTATAATTCGTGGATTGAGAAACGGAGTCGATTTTGAGTATGAACGAGATATGCATTATGCAAATAAATCTATTTTCAACAACATTGAAACAATATATTTGAATTCAAAACTGGGCGATTCTTTTGTAAGCTCTTCAGTTGTCAGAACAATTTTGCGATATGGCGGAGATGTATCTCATCTTGTTCCAAAAAAAGTTTTTGAAAATGAGATATTTCAGAAAAGAGTCTTAAAATAG
- a CDS encoding signal transduction histidine kinase (PFAM: Cache domain; Histidine kinase-, DNA gyrase B-, and HSP90-like ATPase; Response regulator receiver domain; His Kinase A (phosphoacceptor) domain; Hpt domain), whose product MSKNNLEPIRKVIEGKFRSFFYKSVTSISVSFVVIYFITITYITDTSQESILKDAKAYLDHVAKEETAKIGINLESVKYSLDNVRESMQHYYENPDLYKIENSDLKIDVLENGIMYKAERNGGADAFYLPTFEKLGERHENIIRSTEWFDQSIKYGVESNNAVIAGFYIQKDQLCRRYPAIDFHTLVEPDWDQTEFDFYYSADEVHNPSRKPLWTEVYLAPPVEVGWVASYIIPIYKQNELMGVFGYDIPINKIATDLLNIELPWKGFSIVTSSTGMTFAINEEYGKFLELSKLTEETLQGQDVIFQPEGHNLLNHKDEKISKQFKKYFSDENENSSGEFFYKGKSFLVKQTNIPYTDWKIFLVVEKDDVLKSSNEIVDFAFNISYLSFAILFIFLLIFAKFIKKKSSEVSQTISNPISDLSERTKIFYLNEENSIKSDVLEINSLVDNFNKMVFALREHQDNLEKTVLERTKELAVQKEKAEEATKAKSEFLANMSHEIRTPMNGIIGMSHLTLETDLNREQRNYIERIDYSAKSLLGIINDILDFSKIEAGKLDIEFIEFDMFEMINGVINLIDFKAQEKNLELIVSYDRRICQIYDGDSLRISQILINLLGNAIKFTEQGEIYLKIERKENLFQFEVKDTGIGMTPEQLKRLFSAFSQADGSTTRKYGGTGLGLTISKQLVELMGGKIWVESEFGKGSSFIFQIPLKEITNCNKKITLFENKKVLIVDDNNTWHDVLEELLKKYSVDIEHSFDGVDAISKVKKESFDLVLMDWNMVGIDGIETVKRIQKEVEIQPKIVMVTAYRQDLIEKTAKETGIKHFLHKPINPSFLNDILQNIFLNREISKEINKKGNSRAEISKLRGSNILLAEDNQTNREIIIGLLKNSGINMDIATNGAELVQKFRENPDKYELIFTDLQMPIMDGFGATKAIREVDSEIPIIALTANAMKSDIEKTKKAKMNEHLNKPIEVEKFYGTLLKYLSVKEDEVKVEIVEEKDEFDLSNLELKTLDVKQGIENITSQKVFLKAIQNFIDDYKDLVLENLSDEELMRTTHTIAGLSGTIGAENLSRIAKELELSLNRDLVTEFNKKLSPVLEDIENILSHISKKTSSEKELDSKKRGEFIEELKAHLKKRKSKNAFLIIEELKNYKLDSDDENLFREIEPLIEKRKYKEALIRIEK is encoded by the coding sequence ATGTCAAAAAACAATTTAGAACCAATAAGAAAAGTAATCGAGGGAAAATTTAGATCTTTTTTTTATAAAAGTGTAACTTCGATATCCGTTTCATTCGTGGTTATATATTTTATAACTATAACATATATAACAGATACTTCTCAAGAATCAATTTTAAAAGATGCAAAAGCTTATCTTGATCATGTTGCAAAAGAAGAGACAGCGAAAATTGGAATTAATTTAGAGAGTGTGAAATACAGTTTAGATAATGTTAGAGAGTCTATGCAACACTATTACGAGAATCCAGATTTATATAAAATTGAGAATAGTGATTTAAAAATTGATGTTCTGGAAAATGGAATTATGTATAAAGCGGAGAGAAATGGTGGAGCGGATGCTTTTTATTTGCCGACTTTTGAGAAGCTTGGTGAGAGACATGAAAACATTATTAGAAGCACGGAGTGGTTTGACCAATCTATAAAATATGGAGTTGAATCAAACAATGCAGTTATTGCAGGTTTTTACATTCAAAAAGACCAACTTTGTCGTAGGTATCCTGCAATTGATTTTCACACTCTTGTTGAGCCAGATTGGGATCAAACAGAATTCGATTTTTATTACAGTGCCGATGAGGTGCATAATCCATCAAGAAAACCGCTCTGGACAGAAGTATATTTAGCTCCACCTGTTGAAGTTGGCTGGGTCGCTTCATACATAATTCCAATTTACAAACAAAATGAGTTAATGGGAGTTTTTGGATACGACATTCCAATTAATAAAATTGCCACCGACTTACTAAACATTGAATTGCCGTGGAAAGGTTTTTCAATTGTAACCTCATCGACTGGTATGACTTTTGCGATAAATGAAGAGTATGGAAAATTTTTAGAACTCTCAAAATTGACAGAAGAGACTCTTCAAGGTCAAGATGTTATTTTTCAACCAGAGGGACACAATCTTTTAAATCACAAAGATGAAAAAATTAGCAAACAGTTCAAAAAATATTTTAGTGATGAAAATGAGAATTCAAGTGGGGAATTTTTCTACAAAGGAAAAAGCTTCTTAGTAAAACAGACAAATATCCCATATACTGATTGGAAAATTTTCCTTGTTGTTGAAAAAGATGATGTTTTAAAATCTTCAAATGAGATTGTTGATTTTGCATTCAATATTAGTTATTTAAGTTTTGCGATACTTTTCATATTTCTTTTGATTTTTGCAAAATTTATCAAGAAAAAATCTTCTGAAGTTTCTCAAACAATCTCAAATCCAATTTCCGATCTTTCAGAGAGAACAAAAATTTTCTATTTAAATGAAGAAAATAGTATTAAAAGTGATGTTTTAGAGATAAATTCGCTTGTTGATAATTTCAATAAAATGGTTTTTGCTCTTCGAGAACATCAAGATAACTTGGAAAAAACTGTTTTAGAACGAACAAAAGAACTTGCCGTTCAAAAAGAGAAAGCTGAAGAAGCAACAAAAGCAAAATCTGAATTCCTCGCAAATATGTCGCATGAAATACGAACTCCAATGAATGGAATTATCGGAATGTCCCATTTAACTCTTGAGACTGATTTAAATAGAGAACAGAGAAATTACATTGAGCGAATTGATTATAGTGCAAAATCCCTACTTGGAATTATTAACGACATTCTAGACTTCTCAAAAATTGAAGCTGGAAAACTCGATATTGAATTTATTGAATTTGATATGTTTGAAATGATTAATGGTGTTATAAACCTCATCGATTTTAAAGCACAAGAGAAAAATCTTGAGCTGATTGTTAGTTACGATAGAAGAATTTGCCAAATTTACGATGGCGACTCTCTCCGAATTTCTCAAATTTTAATAAATCTTCTTGGAAATGCAATCAAATTTACTGAACAAGGTGAAATATATTTAAAAATTGAGAGAAAAGAGAACCTTTTCCAATTTGAAGTAAAAGATACAGGAATTGGAATGACTCCTGAACAACTAAAAAGACTTTTTAGTGCATTCTCTCAAGCCGACGGTAGCACAACTCGAAAATATGGTGGAACTGGTCTTGGTTTAACAATTTCAAAACAGCTTGTTGAGTTGATGGGTGGAAAAATTTGGGTTGAAAGTGAATTTGGAAAAGGGAGTAGTTTTATATTCCAAATTCCGCTTAAAGAGATCACAAATTGCAATAAGAAGATCACTCTTTTTGAAAATAAAAAAGTTCTAATTGTTGATGATAATAATACTTGGCATGATGTTCTTGAGGAGCTTCTGAAAAAATATAGTGTCGATATAGAACACTCTTTTGATGGAGTTGATGCTATTTCCAAAGTAAAAAAAGAGAGTTTCGATCTTGTTTTGATGGATTGGAATATGGTTGGAATTGATGGAATTGAGACCGTGAAAAGAATTCAAAAAGAGGTTGAGATTCAGCCTAAAATTGTTATGGTTACAGCTTATCGTCAAGATTTAATCGAGAAAACTGCAAAAGAGACGGGTATTAAGCATTTTCTACATAAACCGATAAATCCATCATTTTTAAATGATATTTTGCAAAATATTTTCTTAAATAGGGAAATCTCAAAAGAGATAAATAAAAAAGGAAATAGTCGAGCTGAGATTTCAAAACTTCGAGGTTCAAATATCCTACTTGCGGAAGATAATCAGACAAATCGAGAAATTATTATTGGTCTTCTTAAAAATAGTGGAATAAATATGGACATTGCTACAAACGGAGCTGAGCTTGTTCAGAAATTCCGAGAGAATCCTGATAAATATGAGTTGATTTTTACAGATTTACAAATGCCAATTATGGATGGTTTTGGAGCTACAAAAGCTATTCGTGAAGTTGATTCTGAAATTCCAATTATCGCACTAACTGCAAATGCGATGAAGTCTGACATTGAAAAAACTAAAAAAGCAAAAATGAATGAACACTTAAATAAACCTATTGAAGTTGAGAAATTTTACGGAACTCTTCTTAAATATTTGAGTGTGAAAGAGGACGAAGTAAAAGTTGAAATTGTAGAAGAGAAAGATGAATTTGACTTGTCGAATTTGGAGTTAAAAACTCTTGATGTCAAACAGGGAATTGAAAATATCACTTCACAAAAAGTTTTCTTAAAAGCGATTCAAAATTTTATTGATGATTATAAAGACTTGGTTTTAGAAAATTTAAGTGATGAAGAACTGATGAGAACTACTCACACAATTGCAGGACTTTCTGGAACTATTGGGGCAGAAAATTTAAGTAGAATCGCTAAAGAGCTTGAATTAAGTTTAAATAGAGATTTAGTTACTGAATTTAATAAAAAATTAAGTCCTGTTTTAGAGGATATTGAAAATATTCTTTCACATATTTCTAAAAAGACCTCATCGGAAAAAGAGTTAGATAGTAAAAAAAGAGGCGAATTTATCGAAGAGTTAAAAGCCCATCTTAAAAAACGAAAGTCGAAAAATGCTTTCCTAATTATTGAAGAGTTGAAAAACTATAAGTTGGATTCTGATGATGAAAATCTTTTTAGAGAGATTGAACCTCTTATTGAAAAACGAAAATATAAAGAAGCATTAATTAGGATAGAAAAGTGA